One region of Baekduia soli genomic DNA includes:
- a CDS encoding acyl-CoA dehydrogenase family protein: MVDFTLTDEQKNLRELAHDFAEKEIRPVAWEYDKDGTWPEDVFRKAHEVGLMNTHVPEAYGGPELSYLDGCLIEEELSWGCSGITTSLGANGLASAPVILAGSEEIKKRYLGMLVEELTYASFCLTEPGAGSDVSSMRTRAVRKGDKYVINGQKCFITNGTYADWYTVYAKTDPDAGHRGISAFVVPRDETVVIDKKEDKMGQRASNTATVTFNDTEIPADHILGEENQGFKIAMMTLDRTRPGVAAMATGIARAALEYATAYSKERVQFGVPIAMHQAIQFMIADMATKVHLSRLATWQSAVLLDNGMGNTIESSHAKRFAADSAMEVTTDAVQVYGGYGFIKEYPVEKLMRDAKIMQLYEGTSQIQRLVIARETLLPRRVEQPQAAATA; the protein is encoded by the coding sequence ATGGTCGACTTCACGCTGACCGACGAGCAGAAGAACCTCCGCGAGCTCGCGCACGACTTCGCCGAGAAGGAGATCCGGCCCGTCGCCTGGGAGTACGACAAGGACGGCACGTGGCCGGAGGACGTGTTCAGGAAGGCCCACGAGGTCGGCCTCATGAACACCCATGTCCCCGAGGCCTACGGTGGACCGGAGCTCTCCTACCTCGACGGCTGCCTCATCGAGGAGGAGCTCTCGTGGGGCTGCTCGGGCATCACGACCTCGCTCGGCGCCAACGGGCTGGCCAGCGCCCCGGTCATCCTCGCCGGCTCGGAGGAGATCAAGAAGCGCTACCTCGGCATGCTCGTCGAGGAGCTCACGTACGCGTCGTTCTGCCTGACCGAGCCCGGCGCGGGGTCCGACGTCTCCTCCATGCGCACGCGCGCGGTCCGCAAGGGCGACAAGTACGTCATCAACGGCCAGAAGTGCTTCATCACCAACGGCACGTACGCCGACTGGTACACGGTCTACGCCAAGACCGACCCCGACGCCGGCCACCGCGGGATCTCCGCCTTCGTCGTCCCCCGCGACGAGACGGTGGTGATCGACAAGAAGGAGGACAAGATGGGTCAGCGGGCCTCCAACACCGCGACCGTCACCTTCAACGACACCGAGATCCCGGCCGATCACATCCTCGGCGAGGAGAACCAGGGCTTCAAGATCGCGATGATGACGCTGGACCGCACGCGGCCCGGCGTCGCCGCGATGGCCACCGGCATCGCCCGCGCCGCGCTGGAGTACGCCACGGCCTACTCCAAGGAGCGCGTGCAGTTCGGCGTGCCGATCGCGATGCACCAGGCGATCCAGTTCATGATCGCCGACATGGCGACCAAGGTGCACCTGTCGCGCCTGGCCACCTGGCAGTCCGCCGTCCTGCTGGACAACGGGATGGGCAACACGATCGAGTCCTCGCACGCCAAGCGCTTCGCCGCGGACTCCGCGATGGAGGTCACCACGGACGCCGTCCAGGTCTACGGCGGCTATGGCTTCATCAAGGAGTACCCGGTCGAGAAGCTCATGCGCGACGCGAAGATCATGCAGCTCTACGAGGGCACCTCGCAGATCCAGCGTCTGGTCATCGCCCGCGAGACGCTTCTGCCGCGCCGCGTCGAGCAGCCCCAGGCCGCCGCGACGGCCTAG
- the cax gene encoding calcium/proton exchanger: MQLRSFLSSGQGWPYLLVPFIPLAIVLDVAGVSPIAIFFVSAAGVIPTAALMGRATEELAERSGPGIGGLLNVTFGNAPEIIIALFALNKGLHEVVKASLIGSMLGNILLVLGAAMLVGGLGRDRQFFDRTAASAQSAMLLLAGVALAMPAVFELVAGNGLPLPGDEIVNYPSDVEHLSLAVAIVLMATYAAGLVFSLKTHRDLFNPAHGEPEEGDDEPWTVRKAVIMLAVAGVAVGVMSEILVGSIQEAAAGVGLSEFFIGVIVIAIVGNAAEHWVAVLVARKDKMDLAVNIAIGSSAQIALFAAPLLVLFSFVLGPHPMALVFNGFEIGGLLLAVLIANHVTNEGESTWFEGVQLLAVYVVLGLTFLFAGT, encoded by the coding sequence GTGCAGCTGCGCTCCTTCCTGTCGAGCGGCCAGGGCTGGCCCTACCTCCTCGTGCCGTTCATCCCCCTGGCGATCGTCCTCGACGTCGCCGGCGTGAGCCCCATCGCGATCTTCTTCGTCTCGGCCGCCGGGGTGATCCCGACGGCGGCGCTCATGGGCCGCGCGACGGAGGAGCTGGCCGAGCGCTCGGGCCCGGGCATCGGCGGCCTGCTCAACGTCACCTTCGGCAACGCGCCGGAGATCATCATCGCCCTGTTCGCGCTGAACAAGGGGCTGCACGAGGTCGTCAAGGCGTCGCTCATCGGCTCGATGCTCGGCAACATCCTGCTCGTGCTGGGCGCCGCGATGCTCGTCGGCGGCCTGGGCCGCGACCGCCAGTTCTTCGACCGAACGGCCGCCTCGGCCCAGTCGGCGATGCTGCTGCTCGCCGGGGTCGCGCTCGCGATGCCCGCGGTCTTCGAGCTCGTCGCGGGCAACGGCCTGCCGCTGCCCGGCGACGAGATCGTCAACTACCCGTCCGACGTCGAGCACCTCTCGCTGGCGGTCGCCATCGTGCTCATGGCGACCTACGCCGCGGGCCTGGTCTTCTCGCTGAAGACCCACCGCGACCTGTTCAACCCGGCGCACGGCGAGCCCGAGGAGGGCGATGACGAGCCCTGGACGGTGCGCAAGGCCGTCATCATGCTCGCCGTCGCAGGCGTCGCCGTGGGCGTGATGTCCGAGATCCTCGTCGGCTCGATCCAGGAGGCCGCCGCGGGTGTCGGGCTCAGCGAGTTCTTCATCGGCGTGATCGTGATCGCCATCGTCGGCAACGCCGCCGAGCACTGGGTCGCCGTCCTCGTCGCGCGCAAGGACAAGATGGACCTCGCCGTGAACATCGCGATCGGCTCAAGCGCCCAGATCGCCCTGTTCGCCGCTCCACTGCTCGTGCTGTTCTCCTTCGTCCTCGGGCCGCACCCGATGGCGCTCGTGTTCAACGGCTTCGAGATCGGCGGGCTGCTGCTCGCGGTGCTCATCGCCAACCACGTGACCAACGAGGGCGAGTCGACGTGGTTCGAGGGCGTCCAGCTCCTGGCCGTCTACGTGGTCCTCGGCCTGACGTTCCTCTTCGCGGGCACGTAG
- a CDS encoding PadR family transcriptional regulator: MSPRRIDEAVAEAAPLPAARAAAGAGGGAGSADPLAGELRRAGLLPLLVLHFLGDGPSYGNQLMERVELLSRGLIGVNPNTMYPLLRRLEADGLVAGEWEHPERRSRRFYRLTPEGEAERERLAGAVGPRLDAVAGVLADIKDALGLRPLR; encoded by the coding sequence ATGTCCCCACGGCGCATCGACGAGGCCGTCGCCGAGGCGGCGCCGCTGCCGGCCGCCCGCGCGGCCGCGGGAGCGGGCGGCGGCGCGGGCTCGGCCGATCCGCTGGCCGGCGAGCTGCGCCGGGCCGGCCTGCTGCCCCTGCTCGTCCTGCACTTCCTGGGCGACGGCCCGTCGTACGGCAACCAGCTCATGGAGCGCGTCGAGCTGCTCAGCCGCGGGCTCATCGGCGTCAACCCGAACACGATGTACCCGCTGCTGCGTCGCCTGGAGGCCGACGGGCTGGTCGCGGGGGAGTGGGAGCACCCCGAGCGCCGGTCGCGGCGCTTCTACCGCCTGACACCCGAGGGGGAGGCCGAGCGCGAGCGCCTCGCGGGCGCCGTCGGGCCGCGCCTGGACGCCGTGGCCGGCGTCCTGGCCGACATCAAGGACGCCCTGGGGCTGCGGCCGCTGCGGTAG